The DNA window CGAGGTCAATCTCTCGTTGGCTGCGTCCGTGCCGTTTCTCGCGCGTGGCGTTGTCGATTCTGGCTCCACGGATGAGAAGAACGGTGGTGAACGCGCAATGCGCGTGAACTTGGTTCACTGGCTCCGTGGGCGAGCGAACGAGACGCTCCACGTGGGCGCAGCCTTCTCGATGAGTTCGTGGATCTCGGGCGGAAGATCGGAGGCCCCCGTCAGCGGGCGGATCTCGAGCACGTCGTCGTTTCCGAAGCCCCCGGGGTAGCGGAGCGCCCAGGCGATGGCCTCTTCCTTCGACGCCACCTCGATCATGTAGAACCCCCCGATCAGCTCCTTGGTCTCGGCGAAGGGGCCGTCGAGCACCGTGCCCTTCCCGCCGGCGAAGACGACGTGCGCGCCACGGTCGCTGGCGCTGAGCCCCTCTGCCGCGAGCAGGACGCCCGCGCGGTGCATGTCTTCGTTGTACTTCATGTGCGCCATGAACACCTTCTCGTCGAAGGGGGCGTTCTCCCGAGGCGTCTCGTCCTGCTTCGAGGGGCGGGGGATGATGAGAAAGCGCATCGTGTCTCTCCGTGGCTTGTCGCTGGATCAGGTCGTGTCGGCGGGTCCGACGGGGAGGCCGAGCTCTCCTCGCGGGGAGCGCCCCTCCTGACCCTTCCCTGGCTCGACGAACGAGGGGGCTGCCTTTCGACACGGGGCGCGATTTTTTTGCGAGAAGGCTCAACACGCCGAGATCGCAGGAGGATCCAGCCGTGAGAGGCCGGACGGCGCGGCTCAGCGGGAGGGGACGGCGACCTCGGAGGCGATGGCTCCGGTGGGCAGGAGGCGGAGGGTGAGGTTGCTCGGGTGCGCGGCGTCGCGGTGGACGCGGTGGGTGGCGGCCACGAAATCGAGGTCGTCCGCCTCGAAGAGGTTCGGCACGAAGGTCTGGGGATTGCGGTCCACCAGGGGGAACCAGGTGCTCTGGACGTGGACCATGATGCGGTGGCCCTTCTTGAAGGTGTGGAGCTGGTCCCAGAGGGTGAAGCGCACGCGGGCCACCTCGTCGGGATCGAACGGGACCGGGTGCTGGAAGCTGTCGCGGTAGCGGCCTCTGAACACCTCGGCGCGGACGAGGCGGTGGTAGTTCCCGAGGTCACGGCCACCGTCCTGAGGGGCGTCGACCTGGCCCGGGTAGACGTCGATGATCTTGACGATCCAGTCGGCGTCGGTCCCGGTCGTGGAGACCCACAGGTCGACGTCGATGGGGCCCGCGAGGGTGGCGTCTTCGTCGAGGGGATCGGTCTGGTAGACGAGCACGTCGGGGCGACGGCTGGCGAAGCGCTGATCCTCCGTCATGTACGCCGTCGCCCAGCTGGTGCTGATCTCCTGGGTGTACGGGATGGGCCGGTCGGGATCGCTGACGAAGGCGTCGAAGGCGGGCTCGGCCGGCGGTGGGACGTCGAAGCTGAGCCGGCCGGAGCCATGCAAGTACAGCGGCTTCTCCTTGGCTTCGGGGGGAGGCCATGCCTGGAAGCCGCGCCAGCGGTTCGTGCCGGTCTCGAACACCAGCGCTTCGGGCAGCACGGGCGCGGGGGCGTCCTTCAGGTGATGGCGGAAGAACGGGAGTTCGACGTGCTTGCGGTAGTACTCGGAGGTGGCCTGGCCGAAGTCGATGTCGCCGAGGGAGCGGCCG is part of the Chondromyces crocatus genome and encodes:
- a CDS encoding YciI family protein, with the protein product MRFLIIPRPSKQDETPRENAPFDEKVFMAHMKYNEDMHRAGVLLAAEGLSASDRGAHVVFAGGKGTVLDGPFAETKELIGGFYMIEVASKEEAIAWALRYPGGFGNDDVLEIRPLTGASDLPPEIHELIEKAAPTWSVSFARPRSQ